The following proteins are encoded in a genomic region of Candidatus Methylospira mobilis:
- a CDS encoding efflux RND transporter permease subunit has translation MSAFNLSALAVRERSVTLFLLIMISIAGVVSFLQLGRAEDPSFTIKQMTVITAWPGATAKEMEELVAERLEKRMQELRWYDRTETFTRPGLALTTVVLLDGTPPADVPEQFYQARKKIGDEAHNLPGGVIGPMVNDEYSDVTFALYALKAKGLPQRQLVREAETLRQRLLHVQGIKKVNIIGEQAERIFVEFSYERIATLGISARDIFAALNSQNAVTPAGSIEAQGPQVFIRLDGAFDDLQKIRDTPIVSNSRTLKLSDIAEVKRGYEDPASFMIRSNGEPALVLGVVMRDRWNGLALGKALESETAAINADMPLGIAFSKITDQSVNIQSSVDEFMIKFFVALGVVMAVSLISLGWRVGIVVAAAVPLTLAAVFVIMAATGRDFDRITLGSLILALGLLVDDAIIAIEMMVVKMEAGYERIAAAAYAWSHTAAPMLAGTLVTAIGFMPNGYAKSTAGEYTANMFWIVGFALITSWIVAVVFTPYLGVKLLPDIKAFEGGHEAIYDTPRYNRFRRLLETVIRRKWMVAGAVAAAFIVAIVGLGAVNKQFFPTSDRPEVLVEVQMPYGTAIEQTSIAAATVEAWLAKQPESKVVTAYIGQGSPRFYLAMSPELPDPSFAKIVILTEHEKAREALKLRLRQAVADGLAPEARVRVTQLVFGPYSPYPVAFRVTGPDPDKLRDIAAQVRTAMQANPDMNTVNTDWGNRVPSLHFVLDQDRLQSIGLTSSDAAAQLQFLLSGVPVTQVREDIRFVDVVARSAGNTRLDPGRIGDFTLIGQAGQRVPLSQIGTVEVRMEDPILRRRDRTPTITVRGDIAEGLQPPEVSTEVKKALRPIIATLPAGYRIEEGGSIEESGKANRALAPLFPIMIALTLITIILQVRSMSAMTMVFMTAPLGLIGVVPTLLLFQQPFGINALVGLIALSGILMRNTLILIGQIRSNEQDGLPPFDAVVEATVQRARPVILTALAAMLAFIPLTHSVFWGTLAYTLIGGTFGGTVVTLVLLPAMYAIWFRIEPLASR, from the coding sequence ATGAGCGCCTTTAATCTCTCGGCGCTCGCGGTGCGCGAACGCTCCGTTACCTTGTTTCTGCTCATCATGATTTCCATCGCCGGCGTAGTCTCATTTCTGCAACTCGGCCGCGCGGAAGACCCGTCGTTCACCATCAAGCAAATGACCGTCATCACCGCCTGGCCGGGCGCTACGGCAAAAGAGATGGAGGAACTGGTCGCGGAACGGCTGGAAAAGCGCATGCAGGAACTGCGCTGGTATGACCGCACCGAAACCTTCACACGCCCCGGCCTCGCGCTGACGACGGTGGTTCTGCTCGACGGCACGCCGCCTGCCGATGTTCCCGAGCAATTCTATCAGGCAAGAAAGAAAATCGGCGACGAAGCGCATAACCTGCCAGGCGGCGTCATCGGTCCAATGGTGAATGATGAGTATTCGGATGTGACGTTTGCGCTCTACGCCTTGAAAGCCAAAGGCCTGCCGCAGCGGCAGCTCGTACGCGAAGCCGAAACATTGCGGCAACGTCTGCTGCATGTGCAGGGCATCAAAAAGGTCAACATCATTGGCGAACAGGCGGAACGGATTTTCGTCGAATTTTCTTACGAGCGCATAGCGACGCTGGGCATATCCGCTCGCGATATTTTTGCCGCGCTCAACAGTCAGAATGCCGTAACCCCCGCCGGATCAATCGAAGCCCAAGGGCCGCAGGTCTTCATCCGACTGGACGGCGCTTTCGACGATTTACAGAAGATTCGGGATACGCCTATCGTTTCGAATAGCCGCACGCTCAAGTTATCCGACATCGCCGAGGTGAAACGCGGTTACGAAGACCCGGCCAGCTTTATGATACGCAGCAACGGCGAACCGGCGCTGGTACTCGGCGTCGTTATGCGCGACCGCTGGAACGGTCTGGCGCTCGGCAAAGCGCTGGAATCGGAAACCGCAGCCATCAATGCCGATATGCCGCTGGGGATTGCGTTTTCCAAAATCACCGATCAATCCGTCAACATTCAGTCATCCGTCGACGAATTCATGATCAAATTCTTCGTTGCGCTCGGCGTAGTGATGGCGGTCAGCCTGATCAGCCTCGGCTGGCGGGTAGGGATCGTCGTGGCGGCGGCGGTTCCGCTGACGCTGGCTGCGGTCTTTGTCATCATGGCGGCTACGGGCCGCGATTTCGATAGAATCACGCTGGGCTCCCTGATATTGGCATTGGGGCTGCTGGTAGACGATGCGATCATCGCCATCGAAATGATGGTCGTGAAAATGGAGGCAGGCTACGAACGCATCGCGGCGGCGGCCTATGCCTGGAGTCACACCGCAGCGCCCATGCTTGCCGGAACGCTGGTGACGGCGATCGGCTTCATGCCGAACGGCTACGCCAAATCGACGGCGGGCGAATATACCGCCAATATGTTCTGGATAGTCGGCTTCGCGCTGATCACGTCGTGGATCGTCGCCGTTGTATTTACGCCTTATCTGGGGGTGAAGCTGCTTCCGGATATCAAGGCCTTCGAAGGCGGACACGAAGCCATTTACGATACGCCGCGATACAACCGTTTTCGCCGCTTGCTCGAAACGGTCATTCGCCGCAAATGGATGGTCGCAGGCGCCGTAGCGGCTGCCTTCATCGTCGCCATAGTCGGCTTGGGCGCGGTTAACAAGCAGTTCTTTCCGACATCCGATCGTCCGGAAGTGCTGGTCGAAGTGCAAATGCCCTACGGCACCGCCATAGAGCAGACCAGCATAGCGGCCGCTACGGTCGAAGCCTGGCTGGCCAAACAGCCGGAATCCAAAGTCGTTACCGCTTACATCGGACAAGGATCGCCGCGCTTCTATCTCGCCATGTCGCCGGAACTGCCCGATCCATCGTTCGCGAAGATCGTCATCCTGACGGAACACGAAAAAGCACGCGAGGCGCTCAAGCTGAGATTGCGGCAGGCGGTGGCGGACGGACTGGCGCCGGAAGCCCGTGTACGGGTTACTCAACTCGTATTCGGCCCGTACTCGCCTTACCCGGTCGCCTTCCGGGTTACAGGCCCTGACCCGGACAAGCTGCGCGACATCGCTGCCCAGGTACGTACTGCGATGCAGGCCAACCCCGATATGAACACAGTTAATACGGACTGGGGTAACCGGGTTCCCTCGCTGCATTTCGTCCTCGATCAGGACAGGCTGCAAAGTATTGGATTAACGTCCAGCGATGCCGCCGCACAACTCCAGTTTCTGCTGAGCGGCGTGCCGGTGACCCAGGTTCGCGAGGATATTCGCTTTGTTGATGTCGTCGCCCGTTCTGCCGGAAATACGCGGCTCGACCCCGGCAGGATCGGTGATTTCACGTTGATCGGACAAGCCGGACAACGCGTTCCCTTGTCCCAGATCGGAACGGTGGAGGTTCGTATGGAAGACCCCATTCTTCGCCGTCGCGATCGCACTCCGACCATAACCGTCCGAGGAGATATTGCCGAAGGCCTACAACCGCCCGAGGTTTCCACTGAGGTGAAAAAAGCGCTTCGGCCCATCATCGCCACACTGCCGGCGGGTTATCGAATCGAGGAGGGCGGTTCCATAGAGGAATCCGGGAAGGCCAACCGGGCGTTGGCGCCGCTGTTCCCGATCATGATCGCGCTCACGCTGATTACCATCATTCTCCAGGTGCGATCGATGTCAGCAATGACAATGGTCTTCATGACAGCGCCGTTAGGACTCATCGGTGTCGTTCCCACGCTGTTGCTGTTTCAGCAGCCGTTCGGCATCAACGCACTGGTCGGATTGATTGCGCTGTCCGGGATATTGATGCGCAACACGCTCATACTGATCGGCCAGATTCGCAGCAACGAGCAGGATGGACTGCCGCCGTTCGATGCCGTGGTGGAAGCCACGGTGCAACGCGCCCGCCCGGTCATACTGACGGCGCTGGCCGCCATGCTGGCATTTATTCCGCTCACGCATTCCGTTTTTTGGGGAACGCTGGCTTATACCTTGATCGGCGGCACGTTTGGCGGAACGGTTGTCACCCTGGTTTTATTGCCGGCAATGTATGCCATCTGGTTCAGGATCGAGCCTTTGGCGTCAAGGTAG
- a CDS encoding oxidoreductase: MSNPSVVIVTGVSSGIGRAAAEKFAQQGCQVFGTVRSIAKAQAIPEVTLVEMDVRDDASVQKGIQSVIDQSKQIDVLVNNAGILLSGSVEETSITEAASLFDTNVLGLLRVTKAVLPHMRAQRSGRIVNVSSVLGFLPAPYAGLYAASKHAVEGLSESLDHEVRQFGIRVVLVEPGFTKTNLDANSPQAASLISAYDKERISVLQAIHKKLSNAPEPEGVANTIIDAVFGPWRMRRPPKGKASLLSKLRRFMPVGVVDSSLRKDFGLG; the protein is encoded by the coding sequence ATGTCCAACCCTTCAGTTGTAATCGTAACCGGCGTGTCGTCGGGTATTGGCCGTGCAGCCGCAGAAAAATTTGCCCAGCAGGGATGCCAGGTGTTCGGTACGGTGCGCAGCATAGCCAAGGCGCAGGCTATCCCTGAAGTAACTCTCGTCGAAATGGATGTGCGCGACGATGCTTCTGTTCAAAAGGGCATTCAATCCGTCATCGACCAAAGCAAACAAATCGATGTGCTGGTCAATAATGCCGGTATTTTGCTTTCCGGTTCAGTCGAAGAAACATCGATTACGGAAGCGGCATCTCTCTTTGATACCAATGTGCTGGGCTTACTCAGAGTAACCAAGGCAGTACTACCGCATATGCGCGCCCAGCGCTCGGGAAGAATCGTCAATGTCAGCTCGGTGTTGGGCTTTTTGCCTGCGCCTTACGCAGGACTTTATGCTGCATCCAAGCATGCGGTTGAAGGTTTATCAGAATCGCTGGATCATGAGGTTCGTCAGTTTGGCATCCGCGTGGTACTCGTTGAACCTGGTTTCACCAAAACCAATCTGGATGCGAACTCGCCACAGGCCGCGTCATTAATCTCTGCATACGACAAGGAACGCATTAGCGTATTGCAGGCCATTCACAAGAAATTGAGTAACGCCCCGGAGCCCGAGGGGGTTGCCAATACGATCATCGATGCTGTTTTTGGACCCTGGAGAATGCGACGCCCACCCAAAGGCAAGGCGTCATTATTGAGCAAATTAAGGCGTTTCATGCCTGTCGGCGTCGTGGATTCATCGCTAAGGAAGGATTTTGGTTTAGGCTGA
- the speE gene encoding polyamine aminopropyltransferase, whose protein sequence is MIPNEKNWFTEVYPKHGSALSMEVSAKLHEEQSAFQHLQIFDTPWLGKLMVIDGCTMVSDRDNFLYHEMMTHQTLFTHPDPKRVWIIGGGDCGSLKEVLRHPGVERATQIEIDERVTRLAEQYFPDLCSSNNDPRAELLFIDGIQWVRDAADGSVDVIIVDSTDPVGPAEGLFNQAFYAQCLRCLAPDGILVQQSESPLFHLDLIGAMHQTMRAAGFTATRTFFFPQFIYPSGWWSGTMASKGSLEGFREQDARSKPFETRYYNADIHKAALVAPEFFRKAIAS, encoded by the coding sequence ATGATACCCAACGAAAAAAACTGGTTTACCGAAGTTTACCCCAAACACGGCAGCGCGCTGTCGATGGAAGTCAGCGCGAAACTGCACGAGGAGCAATCCGCGTTCCAGCATCTGCAGATTTTCGATACGCCGTGGCTCGGCAAGCTGATGGTGATCGACGGCTGCACGATGGTGAGCGACCGCGATAACTTCCTCTATCACGAAATGATGACGCATCAGACGCTGTTCACCCATCCCGATCCGAAGCGGGTGTGGATCATCGGCGGCGGCGATTGCGGCAGCCTGAAGGAAGTGCTCAGACACCCCGGCGTCGAGCGCGCCACCCAGATAGAAATCGACGAACGCGTCACCCGTCTGGCCGAGCAATACTTCCCGGATCTGTGCTCGTCGAACAACGATCCGCGCGCCGAACTGCTGTTCATCGACGGCATACAGTGGGTCAGAGACGCCGCCGACGGCAGCGTCGATGTGATCATCGTCGACAGCACCGACCCGGTTGGCCCGGCGGAGGGGCTGTTCAATCAGGCGTTTTATGCGCAGTGCCTGCGCTGCCTTGCACCGGACGGCATCCTGGTGCAGCAGAGCGAATCGCCGCTGTTCCATCTGGATTTGATCGGCGCGATGCATCAGACCATGCGCGCGGCGGGTTTCACCGCAACGCGCACTTTCTTTTTCCCGCAATTCATTTATCCGTCGGGTTGGTGGAGCGGCACCATGGCGTCCAAGGGTAGCCTGGAAGGCTTCCGCGAACAGGATGCGCGCAGCAAACCGTTCGAGACGCGTTATTACAATGCGGACATCCACAAGGCCGCGCTGGTCGCCCCCGAGTTTTTCCGCAAGGCTATTGCAAGCTGA
- the speA gene encoding biosynthetic arginine decarboxylase, producing the protein MTSWNLQQARETYAIDHWGADYFDINAQGRVAVHPKGTRDDAGIDLTRVIARIREEGLSLPVLLRFTDILRHRVALLHEAFAHAREDTEYQGSYTPVYPIKVNQQRAVIKSILDQGNSVVGLEAGSKPELLAVLAMAGTASIVICNGYKDRAYIRLALIGRRLGLKVFIVIEKLSELATVIAESRDLGITPQLGVRVRLSSISSGKWQNSGGEKSKFGLHASEILKLIQQLEAVNGLEWLKLMHFHMGSQVANISDIKTALREAGRYYAELHQLGATIEYADVGGGLGIDYEGTHSISDCSINYSIREYAACIVRAFEDICSVHELPHPNLLTESGRAMSAHHAVLVTHVVDIERVVDHEPPPTQSEKQPLQNLSDILERIGREPVLPLYHDAQFDLKEARAMYVAGHLSLAELAEAESLNAAISHRIKQRLDVRLRAHRDALDELNDKLADKFFCNFSVFQSMPDAWAIDQIFPVMPLQRLDQKPERRAILQDLTCDSDGQLKAYLDQQSIETTLAVHDVKPDEEYLLGMFLVGAYQEILGDMHNLFGDTHSVNVKQLDDGDFHLYGSTRGESTDDLLRYVHIKRDALEIAFHRKLMEAGIAPEQRKQFENELVAGLSAYTYLEN; encoded by the coding sequence ATGACATCGTGGAATCTGCAACAGGCGCGCGAAACCTACGCCATCGACCATTGGGGCGCGGATTATTTCGACATCAACGCGCAGGGGCGTGTGGCCGTACACCCGAAAGGCACGCGCGACGATGCGGGCATCGACCTGACCCGCGTGATTGCACGCATACGCGAAGAGGGGCTGTCCTTGCCGGTGCTGCTGCGTTTTACCGACATATTGCGCCACCGCGTCGCGCTGCTGCACGAAGCGTTTGCGCATGCGCGCGAAGATACCGAATACCAGGGAAGCTATACCCCGGTCTACCCGATCAAGGTCAATCAGCAACGCGCGGTAATCAAGAGCATACTCGACCAGGGCAATTCCGTCGTCGGTCTGGAAGCCGGCAGCAAGCCGGAGTTGCTGGCGGTGCTGGCCATGGCCGGCACCGCCAGCATCGTGATCTGCAACGGGTATAAGGATCGCGCCTATATCCGGCTGGCGCTGATCGGACGGCGGCTGGGCCTGAAAGTTTTTATCGTAATCGAAAAACTGTCCGAACTCGCCACCGTCATTGCCGAATCGCGCGACCTCGGCATTACCCCGCAACTGGGCGTGCGCGTGCGCCTGTCCTCGATCAGCTCGGGCAAATGGCAGAACAGCGGCGGCGAGAAATCCAAGTTCGGACTGCATGCTTCGGAAATTCTGAAACTGATTCAGCAGCTGGAAGCCGTCAACGGTCTGGAGTGGCTGAAACTGATGCACTTCCACATGGGCTCGCAAGTCGCCAATATCAGCGACATTAAAACCGCCCTGCGCGAAGCCGGACGTTATTACGCCGAACTCCACCAACTGGGCGCAACCATCGAATATGCCGATGTCGGCGGGGGGCTCGGCATCGATTACGAAGGCACGCACTCGATCAGCGACTGCTCCATCAATTACAGCATCCGCGAGTATGCCGCCTGCATCGTGCGCGCCTTCGAGGATATCTGCAGCGTGCATGAACTGCCGCATCCGAACCTGCTGACCGAATCGGGCCGCGCGATGAGCGCGCATCATGCGGTGCTGGTCACCCATGTGGTCGATATCGAACGCGTCGTGGATCACGAACCGCCCCCCACCCAATCGGAAAAACAGCCGCTGCAGAATCTGAGCGACATACTCGAACGCATCGGACGGGAACCGGTATTACCGCTGTATCACGACGCCCAGTTCGATTTAAAAGAAGCGCGCGCGATGTACGTTGCAGGCCATTTGAGTCTGGCCGAGCTGGCGGAAGCGGAAAGTTTGAACGCCGCCATCAGCCATCGTATCAAACAGCGGCTGGATGTGCGCCTGCGCGCGCATCGGGACGCCCTGGACGAATTGAACGACAAACTGGCCGACAAGTTTTTTTGCAACTTCTCGGTATTCCAGTCGATGCCGGACGCCTGGGCCATCGACCAGATTTTTCCGGTGATGCCGCTGCAGCGGCTGGATCAGAAACCGGAGCGGCGCGCCATTCTGCAGGACTTGACCTGCGATTCCGACGGACAGTTAAAGGCCTACCTGGACCAGCAGAGCATAGAAACCACGCTGGCGGTGCATGACGTCAAGCCGGACGAGGAATACCTGCTCGGCATGTTTCTGGTAGGGGCTTACCAGGAAATTCTCGGCGACATGCACAACCTGTTCGGCGATACTCATTCCGTGAACGTCAAACAGCTGGACGACGGCGATTTTCATCTGTACGGCTCGACGCGCGGCGAAAGCACCGACGATTTGCTGCGCTATGTACACATCAAGCGCGACGCGCTGGAAATCGCCTTTCATAGAAAGCTGATGGAAGCCGGCATCGCGCCGGAACAGCGCAAGCAGTTCGAGAACGAACTGGTGGCGGGGCTGAGCGCTTATACCTATCTGGAGAACTGA